From Actinosynnema mirum DSM 43827, a single genomic window includes:
- the eno gene encoding phosphopyruvate hydratase gives MAVIEQVGAREILDSRGNPTVEVEVALDDGTLERAAVPSGASTGEHEAVELRDGDAKRYLGKGVEHAVTAVLDEIGPELVGIEAVEQRVVDQKLVDLDGTPDKGRLGANAILGVSLAVAKAAAASSGLELFRYVGGPNAHVLPVPMLNILNGGAHADTDVDIQEFMIAPIGAESFREALRWGAEVYHSLKSVLKSKGLGTGLGDEGGFAPSLSSNRDALDLILVAIEKAGYRPGRDIALALDVAATEFFSDGAYTFEKNKRSAEQMSAYYAELVDAYPLVSIEDPLSEDDWDGWVAMTAALGDKVQIVGDDLFVTNPERLEEGISRRAANALLVKVNQIGTLSETLDAVSLATSYGYRSMMSHRSGETEDTTIADLAVAVGAGQIKTGAPARGERTAKYNQLLRIEEALGDAARYAGDTAFPRFTPEG, from the coding sequence GTGGCTGTCATCGAGCAGGTCGGCGCCCGCGAGATCCTGGACTCGCGCGGCAACCCCACCGTCGAGGTGGAGGTGGCGCTGGACGACGGCACGCTCGAGCGCGCCGCCGTGCCGTCCGGCGCTTCGACCGGCGAGCACGAGGCGGTGGAGCTGCGCGACGGCGACGCGAAGCGCTACCTGGGCAAGGGCGTCGAGCACGCGGTCACCGCGGTGCTGGACGAGATCGGCCCGGAGCTGGTGGGCATCGAGGCCGTCGAGCAGCGCGTGGTCGACCAGAAGCTGGTGGACCTGGACGGCACCCCGGACAAGGGCCGCCTCGGCGCGAACGCCATCCTCGGCGTCTCGCTGGCCGTGGCCAAGGCCGCCGCGGCGTCGTCCGGGCTGGAGCTGTTCCGGTACGTGGGCGGCCCGAACGCGCACGTGCTGCCGGTGCCGATGCTGAACATCCTCAACGGTGGCGCGCACGCCGACACCGACGTGGACATCCAGGAGTTCATGATCGCGCCGATCGGCGCGGAGAGCTTCCGCGAGGCCCTGCGCTGGGGCGCCGAGGTGTACCACTCGCTCAAGTCCGTGCTCAAGAGCAAGGGCCTGGGCACCGGGCTGGGCGACGAGGGCGGCTTCGCGCCGAGCCTGTCCAGCAACCGCGACGCGCTCGACCTGATCCTCGTCGCGATCGAGAAGGCGGGCTACCGCCCCGGCCGCGACATCGCGCTCGCGCTCGACGTGGCCGCCACCGAGTTCTTCTCGGACGGCGCTTACACGTTCGAGAAGAACAAGCGCAGCGCCGAGCAGATGTCCGCGTACTACGCGGAGCTGGTCGACGCCTACCCGCTGGTGTCCATCGAGGACCCGCTGTCCGAGGACGACTGGGACGGCTGGGTGGCGATGACCGCCGCGCTGGGCGACAAGGTGCAGATCGTCGGCGACGACCTGTTCGTCACCAACCCGGAGCGCCTGGAGGAGGGCATCTCCCGCCGGGCCGCCAACGCGCTGCTGGTGAAGGTCAACCAGATCGGCACGCTGTCCGAGACCCTGGACGCGGTGTCCCTGGCCACCTCGTACGGCTACCGGTCGATGATGTCGCACCGCTCCGGCGAGACCGAGGACACCACCATCGCGGACCTCGCGGTCGCGGTCGGCGCGGGCCAGATCAAGACCGGTGCGCCCGCCCGCGGCGAGCGCACCGCGAAGTACAACCAGCTCCTGCGCATCGAGGAGGCCCTGGGCGACGCCGCGCGCTACGCCGGTGACACGGCCTTCCCGCGGTTCACGCCGGAGGGCTGA
- a CDS encoding FtsB family cell division protein: MTSTRQAAMLAMVVCALALSIAVPLRTYLAQRDELRDVATSQQALREQVAQLEERKQQLDDPAVIAAEARRRLHYVRPGETPYVVQLPGDSGRPEQEERPASEPVPNKAWYQQLWDSVAAK; this comes from the coding sequence ATGACCAGCACCCGCCAGGCCGCGATGCTGGCCATGGTGGTGTGCGCGCTGGCGCTCAGCATCGCCGTGCCGCTGCGGACCTACCTGGCGCAGCGGGACGAGCTGCGCGACGTGGCGACGTCGCAGCAGGCGCTGCGCGAGCAGGTGGCGCAGCTGGAGGAGCGCAAGCAGCAGCTCGACGACCCGGCCGTGATCGCGGCCGAGGCTCGGCGCAGGCTGCACTACGTGCGACCGGGCGAGACGCCCTACGTCGTGCAGCTCCCCGGTGACTCGGGGCGTCCGGAGCAGGAGGAGAGGCCGGCCAGCGAGCCGGTCCCGAACAAGGCTTGGTACCAGCAGCTGTGGGACTCGGTGGCGGCGAAGTGA
- a CDS encoding DUF501 domain-containing protein: MRAIAARCPSGHPSVVQTSPRLEDGTPFPTLYYLTCPRLTSQVSRLESEGVMREMQDRLAEDEELAAAYLRAHESYLAERDAIESLGTKVTAGGMPERVKCLHVHVAHSLAAGPGVNPFGDEALALLADVWPSGDCAART; the protein is encoded by the coding sequence ATGCGCGCGATCGCGGCGCGGTGCCCGAGCGGGCACCCCTCGGTGGTGCAGACCAGCCCGAGGCTGGAGGACGGCACGCCGTTCCCGACGCTGTACTACTTGACGTGCCCCCGGCTGACCTCGCAGGTCAGCAGGCTGGAGAGCGAGGGGGTCATGCGGGAGATGCAGGACCGGCTCGCCGAGGACGAGGAGCTGGCCGCCGCGTACCTGCGCGCCCACGAGTCGTACCTGGCCGAGCGGGACGCGATCGAGTCGCTGGGCACGAAGGTCACGGCGGGCGGGATGCCGGAGCGGGTCAAGTGCCTGCACGTGCACGTCGCGCACTCGCTGGCGGCCGGTCCTGGCGTGAACCCGTTCGGCGACGAGGCGCTCGCGCTGCTCGCGGACGTGTGGCCGAGCGGGGACTGCGCCGCCCGGACGTGA
- a CDS encoding lytic transglycosylase domain-containing protein, which produces MTPRQRGLAATATCAMLVPALLNGTLGVDWLPVSARSALSAVPPGAGDVLGALSVRSGDEADQFGVGGKLPRTDALGADLIADADDASAFGDYLPTGVDSLPTGPLGVPGVMLDAYTRAEQRLAQTTPGCKIHWSLLAGIGRIESGHARGGRVDARGNAVPAILGPVLNGGPGIAAIRDTDGGRYDGDTTWDRAVGPMQFIPSTWQGYAADGNGDGERNPNNVYDATVGAGNYLCAYGSDLSDPAQRAKSVFRYNHSEEYVRTVLYWADAYRNGVTLLPDLAGSDEDFTPIAPPGNSGGTGSGNQGNGSGNQGSGNGQGQSGGSTTTTTTTSGGVTTTTTTTTTTSGGSTTTTTTTTTTTTTTTTDPSGCPSVPVVTTTTEITPSESVTTTTEVPPGCESAPTTSVTSVVTVPSLGEIVESLLPQGSSAPMTTA; this is translated from the coding sequence ATGACGCCCAGGCAGCGGGGTCTGGCGGCGACGGCGACGTGCGCGATGCTGGTGCCCGCGCTGCTGAACGGGACGTTGGGCGTCGACTGGCTGCCGGTGTCCGCGCGGAGCGCGCTGAGCGCCGTGCCGCCGGGGGCCGGGGACGTGCTGGGCGCGCTGTCGGTGCGGTCGGGTGACGAGGCGGACCAGTTCGGGGTCGGCGGCAAGCTGCCCCGGACGGACGCGCTGGGCGCGGACCTGATCGCGGACGCGGACGACGCGAGCGCGTTCGGCGACTACCTGCCGACCGGCGTGGACAGCCTGCCGACCGGGCCGCTGGGGGTGCCGGGGGTGATGCTCGACGCGTACACGCGGGCCGAGCAGCGGTTGGCGCAGACCACGCCAGGGTGCAAGATCCACTGGTCGTTGCTGGCCGGGATCGGGCGGATCGAGTCCGGGCACGCTCGGGGTGGGCGGGTCGACGCTCGGGGGAACGCGGTTCCGGCGATCCTGGGGCCGGTGCTGAACGGCGGGCCGGGGATCGCGGCCATCCGGGACACGGATGGTGGGCGGTACGACGGCGACACCACGTGGGACCGGGCCGTGGGGCCGATGCAGTTCATCCCGTCGACCTGGCAGGGGTACGCGGCCGACGGGAACGGGGACGGGGAGCGGAACCCCAACAACGTCTACGACGCGACTGTCGGGGCTGGGAATTATTTGTGCGCTTACGGGTCGGATTTGAGCGACCCGGCTCAGCGGGCGAAGTCGGTTTTTCGGTACAACCACTCCGAGGAGTACGTGCGGACGGTGTTGTACTGGGCTGACGCTTATCGCAACGGGGTGACGTTGCTGCCCGACCTGGCGGGGTCTGATGAGGACTTCACGCCGATCGCTCCGCCTGGGAATTCCGGGGGGACGGGGAGTGGGAACCAGGGGAACGGGAGCGGGAACCAGGGGAGCGGGAACGGGCAGGGGCAGTCGGGTGGGAGTACGACTACCACCACCACGACCAGTGGTGGGGTGACTACGACGACGACCACCACCACGACTACCAGTGGTGGGTCGACGACCACGACGACCACGACGACTACTACGACCACCACCACGACGACTGATCCCTCGGGGTGCCCGAGCGTTCCGGTCGTCACGACGACCACGGAGATCACGCCGTCGGAGTCGGTGACCACGACCACCGAGGTTCCGCCTGGGTGCGAGTCGGCGCCGACCACCAGCGTGACGAGCGTGGTCACGGTGCCGTCGTTGGGGGAGATCGTGGAGTCGTTGCTGCCCCAGGGGAGTTCCGCGCCGATGACCACGGCGTGA
- a CDS encoding Ppx/GppA phosphatase family protein encodes MARVAAIDCGTNSIRLLVADVTASDDGSRWLRDVHREMRVVRLGQGVDATGALHPEALARTRAALVDYAAVLRRKGAERVRMVATSATRDASNRDDFFGMTEEVLGQAAEVISGDEEAALSFTGAVADLEAEDGPFLVSDVGGGSTEIVLGGWDGVVGSVEAARSVDIGCVRLTERHLHDDPPGAAQVEDAVATAKAVLRQAFDHVPVERARTWIGVAGTVTTLVALAKELDAYRPDEIHLARLPVARIQEITERLLVMPHDERAALGAMHPGRVDVICGGAIVVRAIAEHLAERAGITELVASEHDILDGIAFSQAIGG; translated from the coding sequence ATGGCGCGCGTGGCCGCGATCGACTGCGGGACCAACTCGATTCGGCTTCTCGTCGCCGATGTCACCGCCTCCGACGACGGGTCCCGGTGGTTGCGGGACGTGCACCGGGAGATGCGGGTCGTCCGGCTTGGGCAGGGGGTTGACGCCACGGGGGCGTTGCACCCGGAGGCGTTGGCGCGGACCCGTGCGGCGTTGGTGGACTACGCGGCCGTGCTTCGGCGCAAGGGGGCCGAGCGGGTGCGGATGGTGGCCACCTCCGCCACTCGGGACGCGTCCAACCGGGATGACTTCTTCGGGATGACCGAGGAGGTGCTCGGGCAGGCCGCCGAGGTGATCAGCGGGGACGAGGAGGCCGCGCTGTCCTTCACGGGGGCCGTCGCGGATCTTGAGGCTGAGGACGGGCCGTTCCTCGTCTCCGACGTCGGCGGGGGGTCCACCGAGATCGTGCTCGGGGGGTGGGACGGGGTTGTCGGGAGCGTGGAGGCTGCCCGGTCGGTCGACATCGGGTGCGTTCGGTTGACCGAGCGGCACTTGCACGACGACCCGCCCGGCGCGGCTCAGGTCGAGGACGCGGTGGCCACCGCCAAGGCGGTGCTGCGGCAGGCGTTCGACCACGTGCCGGTCGAGCGGGCGCGGACTTGGATCGGGGTCGCGGGGACGGTCACCACGCTCGTCGCGCTGGCCAAGGAGCTGGACGCGTACCGGCCGGACGAGATCCACCTCGCGCGGTTGCCGGTGGCGCGGATCCAGGAGATCACGGAGCGGTTGCTGGTGATGCCGCACGACGAGCGTGCGGCGCTCGGGGCGATGCACCCTGGGCGGGTCGACGTGATCTGCGGTGGGGCGATCGTGGTCAGGGCCATCGCGGAGCACCTCGCGGAGCGGGCCGGGATCACCGAGCTGGTCGCGAGCGAGCACGACATCCTGGACGGGATCGCCTTCTCGCAGGCCATCGGGGGGTGA
- a CDS encoding peptide ABC transporter substrate-binding protein, with the protein MSRVRLVPILAVSVMVVTACGGSGGDGAGSSADAGITIFNTEPENPLVPGNTTEVGGSRILDAMFTGLVGYNADTAQPENAMAESIETTDSKLFTIKLKPDWKFHDGTPVTAKSYVDAWNWTAYGPNATQGATFFSQIEGYADVHPEDPDGADGPQQAPTPTTETMSGLKVVDDSTFTVTLTEAFSVFPVTIGYEVFSPLPEAFFKDQKAFEDAPIGNGPFKFVSRQVGAEVKLTRYDDYEGDDKPKIKDVTLKVYQSRESAYADLVANSLDFMEELPPNALAGKKYEGDLGERVLQKETLNNQTIAFPFYLPPYDNVDLRRAISMSINREEITQLIFEGSRVPADGWVHPLTEGYTPNQCGEYCEYNPTKAKELLAKSGYTGPLLLLSNTDGGHQEWAEAVANSIKNALGLDVRFTPSTSFGEFRQKVNAHEMTGMYRAGWIADYPSIENWLTPNYRTGSSSNDGLYSNPAVDAKLAEADKAADADEAITLYQEAEKLIAADMPSVPLWTQNTIGGRSDRLTAAKIDPFRALDLASVEVG; encoded by the coding sequence ATGTCGCGTGTACGCTTGGTGCCGATCTTAGCGGTGTCTGTGATGGTGGTCACGGCCTGTGGTGGCTCTGGGGGCGACGGGGCGGGCAGCTCCGCGGACGCGGGGATCACGATCTTCAACACCGAGCCGGAGAACCCGCTGGTCCCCGGCAACACCACCGAGGTCGGCGGCAGCCGCATCCTCGACGCCATGTTCACCGGCCTGGTCGGCTACAACGCCGACACCGCGCAGCCGGAGAACGCGATGGCCGAGTCCATCGAGACGACCGACTCCAAGCTCTTCACCATCAAGCTCAAGCCCGACTGGAAGTTCCACGACGGCACCCCGGTGACCGCCAAGAGCTACGTGGACGCCTGGAACTGGACCGCCTACGGGCCCAACGCCACCCAGGGCGCGACGTTCTTCTCCCAGATCGAGGGCTACGCCGACGTCCACCCCGAGGACCCGGACGGGGCGGACGGGCCGCAGCAGGCGCCCACGCCGACCACCGAGACCATGTCGGGTCTGAAGGTCGTCGACGACAGCACGTTCACCGTCACCCTCACCGAGGCGTTCTCGGTCTTCCCGGTGACCATCGGCTACGAGGTCTTCTCCCCGCTGCCCGAGGCGTTCTTCAAGGACCAGAAGGCGTTCGAGGACGCGCCGATCGGCAACGGGCCGTTCAAGTTCGTCTCCCGGCAGGTCGGGGCCGAGGTCAAGCTGACCCGCTACGACGACTACGAGGGCGACGACAAGCCGAAGATCAAGGACGTCACGCTCAAGGTCTACCAGAGCCGCGAGTCGGCCTACGCGGACCTCGTGGCGAACTCCCTGGACTTCATGGAGGAGCTGCCCCCGAACGCGCTGGCGGGCAAGAAGTACGAGGGCGACCTCGGTGAGCGGGTCCTGCAGAAGGAGACCCTCAACAACCAGACCATCGCCTTCCCGTTCTACCTCCCGCCGTACGACAACGTGGACCTGCGCCGGGCGATCTCCATGTCGATCAACCGCGAGGAGATCACCCAGCTGATCTTCGAGGGCAGCCGCGTGCCCGCCGACGGCTGGGTGCACCCGCTGACCGAGGGCTACACGCCCAACCAGTGCGGCGAGTACTGCGAGTACAACCCGACCAAGGCCAAGGAGCTGCTGGCCAAGTCCGGGTACACCGGTCCGCTGCTGCTGCTGTCCAACACCGACGGCGGCCACCAGGAGTGGGCCGAGGCGGTGGCCAACAGCATCAAGAACGCGCTCGGCCTGGACGTGCGCTTCACGCCGTCCACGAGCTTCGGCGAGTTCCGGCAGAAGGTCAACGCGCACGAGATGACCGGCATGTACCGGGCGGGCTGGATCGCGGACTACCCGTCGATCGAGAACTGGCTCACCCCGAACTACCGCACCGGCTCCTCCTCCAACGACGGCCTCTACTCCAACCCGGCCGTCGACGCGAAGCTCGCCGAGGCGGACAAGGCGGCCGACGCCGACGAGGCCATCACCCTCTACCAGGAGGCGGAGAAGCTCATCGCCGCCGACATGCCGTCCGTGCCGCTGTGGACGCAGAACACCATCGGCGGCAGGTCCGACCGGCTCACCGCGGCCAAGATCGACCCCTTCCGCGCCCTGGACCTGGCCTCCGTCGAGGTCGGCTGA
- a CDS encoding ABC transporter permease, protein MGRYVLRRLLQMVPVFLGTTFLIYALVWAVPGDPFEGKCGERDCPESYVSAMREKFNLDDPLLVQYGKYLLNLVRGDFGETSSGVEVADRIADTFPVTLQLALVALLIEAVIGIAAGVVSGLRGRGFLDSLVLVSTLFLISIPVFVTGYVVQLVFGLQLGWIAPTVGSSPSFGDLLVPGFVLASLSMAYVARLTRASIAENRRADYVRTALAKGLPDKRVVGVHLLRNSLIPVITFLGTDLGAFLGGAIVTEGIFNVPGIGGLVFRSILTKDGAMVTGLVTLLVLVYLLMTLLVDLLYAVLDPRIRYD, encoded by the coding sequence TTGGGGCGCTACGTGCTGCGCAGGCTGCTGCAGATGGTGCCGGTGTTCCTCGGCACCACGTTCCTGATCTACGCCCTGGTGTGGGCGGTGCCGGGCGACCCGTTCGAGGGCAAGTGCGGCGAGCGGGACTGCCCGGAGTCCTACGTCTCCGCGATGCGCGAGAAGTTCAACCTGGACGACCCGCTGCTCGTCCAGTACGGCAAGTACCTGCTCAACCTGGTGCGGGGCGACTTCGGCGAGACCTCGTCCGGCGTCGAGGTCGCCGACCGGATCGCCGACACGTTCCCGGTCACCCTGCAGCTCGCGCTGGTCGCGCTGCTCATCGAGGCCGTCATCGGCATCGCGGCCGGCGTGGTGAGCGGGCTGCGCGGGCGGGGGTTCCTGGACAGCCTGGTGCTGGTGTCCACGCTGTTCCTGATCTCCATCCCGGTGTTCGTCACCGGCTACGTCGTGCAGCTGGTGTTCGGCCTGCAGCTGGGCTGGATCGCGCCCACGGTCGGCTCGTCGCCCTCGTTCGGCGACCTGCTCGTCCCCGGCTTCGTGCTCGCGAGCCTGTCGATGGCCTACGTGGCGCGGCTGACCAGGGCGAGCATCGCGGAGAACCGGCGCGCCGACTACGTGCGCACCGCGCTGGCCAAGGGCCTGCCGGACAAGCGGGTGGTGGGCGTGCACCTGCTGCGCAACTCGCTCATCCCGGTGATCACCTTCCTGGGCACGGACCTGGGGGCCTTCCTCGGCGGCGCGATCGTCACCGAGGGCATCTTCAACGTGCCCGGCATCGGCGGGCTCGTGTTCCGCTCGATCCTGACCAAGGACGGCGCGATGGTGACCGGCCTGGTCACCCTGCTGGTGCTGGTCTACCTGCTCATGACGCTGCTGGTGGACCTGCTCTACGCCGTGCTCGACCCGAGGATTCGCTATGACTGA
- a CDS encoding ABC transporter permease gives MTESVAASGLAEVGGAPGGESRGLFGDAWRELRSRPLFWVSTALIAVVVVMALFPGLFTSADPNLAVLSRSRGAPSAEAWFGYDNQGYDIYARAVHGARASIVVGLLATLGVLLVGAVLGLLAGFYGGWLDAIVSRIADVFVGVPFVLGAIVILTTLNAGGDAGATRIVAQVVLSISVLSWPVAMRITRSTAVAAKQQDYVKAARALGAGSRRLMVKHLLPNCVAPVLVYATIALGAFIGVEATLSYLGIGLRPPVVSWGVMINGAKDYIRVAPHALLFPAGFLTATVLAFVMLGDAVREALDPKLR, from the coding sequence ATGACTGAGTCGGTGGCGGCCAGCGGTCTGGCCGAGGTGGGCGGCGCGCCCGGCGGCGAGTCGCGCGGGCTGTTCGGCGACGCCTGGCGGGAGCTGCGGTCCCGGCCGCTGTTCTGGGTGTCGACCGCGCTGATCGCGGTGGTGGTGGTCATGGCCCTGTTCCCCGGCCTGTTCACCTCGGCGGACCCGAACCTGGCGGTGCTGTCCAGGAGCCGGGGCGCGCCCTCGGCCGAGGCGTGGTTCGGCTACGACAACCAGGGCTACGACATCTACGCCCGCGCGGTGCACGGGGCGCGCGCGTCCATCGTCGTCGGCCTGCTGGCCACGCTCGGCGTGCTCCTGGTCGGGGCCGTGCTCGGGCTGCTCGCCGGGTTCTACGGCGGCTGGCTGGACGCGATCGTGTCCCGGATCGCCGACGTGTTCGTGGGCGTGCCGTTCGTGCTCGGCGCGATCGTCATCCTGACCACGCTCAACGCCGGTGGCGACGCGGGCGCGACCCGCATCGTCGCCCAGGTGGTGCTGTCCATCTCGGTGCTGTCCTGGCCGGTGGCCATGCGCATCACCAGGTCCACGGCCGTCGCGGCCAAGCAGCAGGACTACGTGAAGGCGGCGCGCGCGCTCGGCGCGGGTTCCCGCAGGCTCATGGTCAAGCACCTGCTGCCCAACTGCGTCGCGCCGGTCCTGGTGTACGCCACGATCGCGCTCGGCGCGTTCATCGGCGTCGAGGCCACGCTGTCCTACCTGGGCATCGGGCTGCGACCGCCGGTCGTGTCCTGGGGCGTGATGATCAACGGCGCGAAGGACTACATCCGGGTCGCCCCGCACGCCCTGCTGTTCCCCGCGGGCTTCCTCACCGCGACCGTGCTCGCGTTCGTGATGCTCGGCGACGCGGTGCGCGAGGCACTCGACCCCAAGCTGCGCTAG
- a CDS encoding ABC transporter ATP-binding protein → MTALLEVDDLRVEFRTRDGVARVLNGVSYHVAAGETLAVLGESGSGKSVTAQAVMGILDTPPAHVTGGSVRFKGEELLDAAPERRRLVRGEGIAMVFQDALSALNPVFTVGFQIEEQLRLRRGMSRKDARARAVELLDQVKIPHARQRVREYPHQFSGGMRQRAMIAMSLALDPEVLIADEPTTALDVTVQAQIMDLLAELQRDRGMAMVLITHDLGVVAEVADRIAVMYAGRIVEHADARSLFRAPGHPYTSALMRSLPHVEAKGSELSTISGLPPSLLAIPPGCPFHPRCPRARDVCSVDVPPQVPLPGGRDSACHFAEQEVSGA, encoded by the coding sequence GTGACAGCGTTGCTGGAGGTCGACGACCTCCGCGTGGAGTTCCGCACCCGCGACGGGGTCGCGCGCGTGCTCAACGGCGTCAGCTACCACGTCGCGGCCGGTGAGACGCTGGCCGTGCTCGGCGAGTCCGGCTCGGGCAAGTCCGTCACCGCCCAGGCGGTGATGGGCATCCTGGACACCCCGCCCGCGCACGTCACGGGCGGCTCGGTCCGGTTCAAGGGCGAGGAGCTGCTGGACGCCGCGCCCGAGCGGCGCCGACTGGTCCGCGGCGAGGGCATCGCCATGGTGTTCCAGGACGCCCTGTCCGCGCTGAACCCCGTGTTCACCGTGGGGTTCCAGATCGAGGAGCAGCTGCGGCTGCGGCGCGGCATGTCCCGCAAGGACGCCCGCGCCCGCGCCGTCGAGCTGCTGGACCAGGTGAAGATCCCGCACGCGAGGCAGCGGGTGCGCGAGTACCCGCACCAGTTCTCCGGCGGGATGCGGCAGCGCGCCATGATCGCGATGTCGCTGGCGCTGGACCCCGAGGTCCTGATCGCCGACGAGCCGACCACCGCGCTCGACGTGACCGTGCAGGCCCAGATCATGGACCTGCTGGCCGAGCTCCAGCGCGACCGGGGCATGGCCATGGTGCTGATCACGCACGACCTGGGCGTGGTCGCCGAGGTCGCGGACCGGATCGCGGTCATGTACGCGGGCCGGATCGTCGAGCACGCCGACGCGCGGTCGCTGTTCCGCGCGCCCGGCCACCCGTACACGTCGGCGCTGATGCGGTCGCTGCCGCACGTCGAGGCCAAGGGCTCGGAGCTGAGCACCATCTCCGGCCTGCCGCCGAGCCTGCTCGCCATCCCGCCCGGCTGCCCGTTCCACCCGCGCTGCCCCAGGGCGCGGGACGTCTGCTCGGTCGACGTCCCGCCGCAGGTGCCGCTGCCCGGCGGGCGGGACAGCGCGTGCCACTTCGCCGAACAGGAGGTCAGCGGTGCCTGA
- a CDS encoding ABC transporter ATP-binding protein: protein MPEPVLSVRDLVKHFPVTRGVLFKRAIGQVKAVDGVSFDLMPGETLGVVGESGCGKSTLAQVLMCLEPPTSGEARFEGRPMFGLKGSAMRSLRRDLQIVLQDPYTSLNPRMTVGDIVGEPFEIHPEVAPAGSRAARVRELLDVVGLNPEHANRYPHQFSGGQRQRIGIARALALRPKVIVCDEPVSALDVSIQAQVMNLLGRLQREFGLAYVFIAHDLSVVRHLSDRVAVMYLGKFVEVGTEDQIYAHPTHPYTQALLSSVPVADPELRGRREVIRLTGDVPSPIDPPSGCRFRTRCWKAQDVCATEEPPLVERLGHLSACHFAEERSVVPG from the coding sequence GTGCCTGAACCGGTGCTGAGCGTGCGGGACCTGGTCAAGCACTTCCCGGTGACCAGGGGCGTGCTGTTCAAGCGCGCCATCGGCCAGGTCAAGGCGGTCGACGGGGTCTCGTTCGACCTGATGCCCGGCGAGACGCTGGGCGTGGTCGGCGAGTCCGGCTGCGGCAAGTCCACCCTCGCCCAGGTGCTGATGTGCCTGGAACCGCCCACCTCCGGCGAGGCGCGCTTCGAGGGCAGGCCGATGTTCGGCCTCAAGGGCTCGGCGATGCGGTCGCTGCGGCGGGACCTGCAGATCGTGCTCCAGGACCCGTACACCTCGCTCAACCCGAGGATGACCGTCGGCGACATCGTCGGCGAGCCGTTCGAGATCCACCCGGAAGTCGCGCCCGCCGGGTCGCGGGCGGCGCGGGTGCGGGAGCTGCTGGACGTGGTCGGGCTCAACCCCGAGCACGCGAACCGCTACCCGCACCAGTTCTCCGGCGGGCAGCGGCAGCGCATCGGCATCGCGCGGGCGCTCGCCCTGCGACCCAAGGTGATCGTGTGCGACGAGCCGGTGTCCGCGCTGGACGTGTCCATCCAGGCGCAGGTGATGAACCTGCTCGGGCGGTTGCAGCGCGAGTTCGGGCTGGCCTACGTGTTCATCGCGCACGACCTGTCGGTGGTGCGGCACCTGTCCGACCGGGTCGCGGTGATGTACCTGGGCAAGTTCGTGGAGGTGGGCACCGAGGACCAGATCTACGCGCACCCCACGCACCCGTACACCCAGGCGCTGCTGTCGTCGGTGCCGGTGGCCGACCCGGAGCTGCGCGGCAGGCGCGAGGTGATCCGGCTGACCGGGGACGTGCCGTCGCCGATCGACCCGCCGTCCGGCTGCCGGTTCCGCACCCGGTGCTGGAAGGCGCAGGACGTGTGCGCGACCGAGGAGCCGCCGCTGGTGGAGCGGCTCGGGCACCTGAGCGCGTGCCACTTCGCCGAGGAGCGCTCGGTGGTGCCGGGCTAG